Proteins encoded by one window of Deltaproteobacteria bacterium:
- a CDS encoding transferrin-binding protein-like solute binding protein, giving the protein MLKRNFAIALAVAMVMTALYGCSSGVSKSTHNDVQAELDAANAMIAQLQTNVQNLQTQLTDAQGEVTRLEGELQTATDNADSIQMMLDTANGEVTRLEGALQTATDNADSLQTMLNAARGDVTRLTGELNTANGNVTRLEGELGTANGNVTRLEGELGTANGNVTRLEGELETARTTMGSPDDAADDSADASLHAQLNAAKARIAELEAGTAPDVLDPIKMAASGAASDADDAYMAADRAAGEAEDADDNRATLQTGDANSVADAEAARGAANTAMAEAKKAQDAADAANAAGNADDATAEKVKADAARDAAMMAQTEAEGHRDNAVADSMVELKIDGTVKSVGDTSIDATAARSVVTADEGNDAQTKDTGLQAKDDFPMTMGAQTVGRATVAGDPDATPNPFRSPVANAAARRFPIGKTVDSDDDTARLMIVTQYAGTNTVKVYAIADADTNDLSTTTGRIQIAGADTATDATDDRFSALRSRGMYYPAGADGELTTADSADSNTDGVIDETELQGDTVAADAKAREVFSYVSAAGTDALFGTNDDVMSYVVLQETTTDPLSGTTTYTYRPVDIHVDTDPDGDAATAVVPSEVTAVIPEAADYSHIHFGVWASLGAAAKSGAQDIADLGIGFVQSIGDGMTGDDMPNNGSGTYAGNWVATVQAADTEGDGAITLTSGAASLAADFGDGEITATLTGLATLEGDISGNTFSGDAASSITHATLSSTAKFTGTMSGGFYGSKAAEAGGVFDFATEDNEGGAFRGAFGADRTDD; this is encoded by the coding sequence ATGTTGAAGCGAAATTTCGCAATAGCATTGGCCGTCGCCATGGTGATGACCGCGCTTTATGGCTGTTCCAGCGGCGTGTCAAAGAGCACGCACAACGACGTCCAGGCTGAGTTGGATGCAGCGAACGCCATGATCGCGCAACTGCAGACGAATGTGCAAAATCTGCAGACGCAGTTGACGGACGCGCAGGGCGAAGTGACTCGCCTCGAGGGCGAACTGCAAACGGCCACGGACAACGCGGACAGCATCCAGATGATGCTCGACACGGCCAACGGCGAAGTGACCCGCCTGGAGGGCGCATTGCAAACGGCCACGGACAACGCGGACAGTTTGCAGACGATGCTCAACGCGGCCAGGGGCGACGTGACCCGCTTGACGGGCGAGTTGAACACGGCCAACGGCAACGTGACCCGCCTGGAGGGCGAGTTGGGCACGGCCAACGGCAACGTGACCCGCCTGGAGGGCGAGTTGGGCACGGCCAACGGCAACGTGACCCGCCTGGAGGGCGAGTTGGAGACGGCCCGGACCACGATGGGGTCCCCGGATGATGCGGCGGACGACAGCGCCGACGCGAGCCTCCACGCCCAGCTCAACGCCGCCAAGGCCCGCATTGCGGAGTTGGAGGCCGGGACCGCCCCCGACGTACTTGATCCGATCAAGATGGCGGCCAGTGGTGCGGCTTCGGACGCGGACGACGCCTACATGGCCGCCGACAGGGCTGCCGGTGAGGCCGAGGATGCGGATGACAACAGGGCGACTCTCCAGACCGGCGACGCCAACTCGGTCGCGGATGCGGAGGCGGCCAGGGGCGCGGCCAACACGGCGATGGCTGAAGCCAAGAAGGCGCAGGACGCCGCCGACGCGGCGAACGCGGCGGGTAATGCTGATGACGCGACCGCCGAGAAGGTGAAGGCCGACGCCGCAAGGGATGCGGCCATGATGGCCCAGACAGAGGCCGAAGGCCACCGGGACAACGCTGTCGCGGACTCCATGGTGGAATTGAAGATCGACGGCACGGTCAAGAGCGTCGGCGATACGTCCATCGATGCCACGGCCGCCCGTAGCGTCGTGACCGCTGACGAGGGCAATGACGCCCAGACCAAGGATACTGGCCTGCAGGCGAAAGACGACTTCCCCATGACGATGGGTGCGCAGACTGTCGGTCGGGCGACCGTAGCCGGAGACCCGGATGCAACACCCAATCCCTTCAGATCACCCGTAGCCAATGCGGCGGCGCGGAGATTCCCCATTGGCAAGACGGTTGATTCGGATGACGACACGGCCCGCCTGATGATCGTCACTCAATATGCCGGTACGAATACAGTGAAGGTATACGCCATCGCCGACGCTGACACTAATGACTTGTCAACCACCACTGGCAGAATCCAGATCGCTGGGGCGGATACGGCGACCGATGCCACCGATGACCGTTTCTCCGCCCTGAGGTCGCGGGGTATGTACTACCCGGCCGGTGCAGACGGTGAGCTTACTACGGCGGATTCTGCCGACAGCAACACTGACGGCGTCATCGACGAGACCGAACTTCAGGGCGACACGGTGGCGGCGGACGCCAAGGCGAGGGAGGTGTTCTCCTACGTGTCCGCAGCGGGCACCGACGCCTTGTTCGGCACCAATGATGACGTAATGAGCTATGTCGTTCTGCAGGAGACAACTACCGACCCCCTGTCAGGGACCACCACCTACACCTATCGCCCTGTCGACATCCACGTCGACACCGACCCTGATGGAGATGCAGCTACCGCTGTCGTGCCCTCGGAGGTAACGGCCGTGATCCCCGAGGCGGCGGACTACTCGCACATCCACTTCGGCGTCTGGGCTTCGCTCGGTGCGGCCGCGAAGAGCGGTGCGCAGGACATCGCCGATCTCGGCATCGGCTTCGTCCAGAGTATCGGCGATGGGATGACCGGAGACGACATGCCGAACAACGGCTCGGGTACGTATGCGGGTAATTGGGTCGCCACCGTACAGGCGGCGGATACCGAGGGCGACGGGGCCATCACCCTCACCAGCGGAGCCGCTTCGTTGGCGGCGGACTTCGGGGACGGCGAGATCACCGCCACCCTGACGGGCTTGGCCACGCTTGAGGGCGACATTTCCGGGAATACGTTCTCGGGTGACGCTGCCTCTAGCATCACACACGCGACCCTGAGTTCCACTGCCAAGTTCACAGGAACCATGAGCGGCGGATTCTACGGCTCCAAGGCCGCGGAGGCCGGCGGTGTATTTGACTTCGCGACCGAGGACAACGAGGGTGGCGCGTTCCGTGGCGCGTTCGGCGCGGATCGCACGGACGATTAG
- a CDS encoding surface lipoprotein assembly modifier — translation MRQYMNLSNLLGAAILAALLPAIIGVSPLPVGAQQTQRALLSAETLIKAARAALAEGKLDDAEFLLKGVKPGEGNIDDLDFLHGTIALARRNWPDAIDRFRAMLARNPDLPRVRLDLALAYFQTGEDGNAAYHFRLALGSKDLPDVVRARALGFLDQIRRRKRWSITGSLAVLPDSNINAATSARLVDLFGLPARLSDDARQTSGVGLSVNVAGGYEGRISEDLRFRVGGELRTRTYDESDFNEQLVSLRAGPRFLFEKFDLRTELTSRLRWLGGKRYSRATGVELSSDWLVAPTSRLSASVGGERISYDTFLGDGYSYGTHLGLRHALGRATLLRVDTSFRRQTLDRDAYSWDEFSIGVSVKREFPLGFVLSAGPSYRRRVYGAPLPIFGPEPRVDGTLAGHVKVSNRHVSLFGFMPEVTIRYERRDSNLDLYDYDRTAGEVGVVRTF, via the coding sequence ATGCGTCAATACATGAACCTGTCGAACCTGCTTGGTGCCGCGATCCTGGCGGCACTGTTGCCGGCCATCATCGGCGTTTCTCCCCTGCCCGTAGGGGCACAACAGACGCAGCGCGCGCTGCTTTCGGCGGAGACCCTGATCAAGGCCGCCCGCGCGGCGCTTGCGGAGGGCAAGCTGGACGACGCCGAGTTCCTGCTGAAGGGCGTCAAGCCGGGCGAAGGGAACATCGACGATCTGGACTTCCTGCACGGCACCATCGCGCTGGCACGGCGGAACTGGCCGGATGCCATCGACCGGTTCCGTGCGATGCTGGCGCGCAATCCCGACCTGCCCCGGGTGCGCCTCGACTTGGCGCTGGCCTATTTTCAGACAGGCGAGGACGGCAACGCCGCCTATCACTTCCGTCTGGCGCTGGGTTCCAAGGACTTGCCCGATGTCGTGCGTGCGCGCGCCCTTGGCTTTCTCGACCAGATCCGGCGGCGCAAGAGGTGGTCAATCACCGGGTCTCTGGCGGTCCTGCCGGACAGCAATATCAACGCCGCCACCAGCGCCCGGCTGGTGGACCTCTTCGGCCTGCCGGCGCGCCTTTCGGACGATGCGCGACAAACCAGCGGGGTCGGGCTGAGCGTCAACGTCGCCGGCGGATACGAAGGACGGATCTCGGAGGATCTGAGGTTCCGCGTGGGCGGCGAGCTGCGCACGCGGACCTACGATGAGAGCGATTTCAACGAGCAGCTCGTGAGCTTGCGGGCCGGTCCGAGGTTCCTGTTCGAGAAGTTCGACCTGCGCACCGAGCTGACCTCGCGGTTGCGCTGGCTGGGAGGCAAGCGTTACAGCCGGGCCACCGGTGTCGAACTTTCGAGCGATTGGCTGGTCGCGCCGACGTCGCGGTTGAGCGCGTCGGTCGGGGGCGAGCGGATTTCCTACGACACGTTCCTCGGCGACGGATACTCCTATGGCACTCACCTGGGTCTCCGACACGCCCTCGGAAGGGCGACGCTTCTGCGGGTCGACACCTCCTTTCGCCGCCAGACGCTCGACCGGGACGCCTATTCATGGGACGAGTTCAGCATCGGGGTTTCGGTCAAGCGCGAGTTCCCCCTCGGGTTCGTGCTGTCCGCCGGGCCGAGCTACCGGCGGCGCGTGTATGGGGCGCCTCTTCCCATCTTCGGGCCCGAGCCACGCGTGGACGGGACCCTGGCGGGGCACGTCAAGGTTTCGAACCGCCATGTCAGCCTGTTCGGGTTCATGCCGGAAGTGACGATCCGGTATGAGCGCCGGGACAGCAATCTCGATCTCTACGACTACGACCGGACCGCCGGCGAGGTCGGCGTGGTGCGGACCTTCTAG